In the Pongo abelii isolate AG06213 chromosome 2, NHGRI_mPonAbe1-v2.0_pri, whole genome shotgun sequence genome, CTGCGTCCTTCTGACATGCCCCCATTCATCTTTgagcattttcttactttctggcacaaaaagatgttccaggctcatcttgccTTTCCCCTGCCTTtgacctggaatcagccatttttccAAGGAGCCCTTTTAATGAGAGATTGGTTTTTGGAAACCAAGATCTGGACTATAGGCATACTTAATTTTACTGAGTGCTGTAACCTGTAGGCCTTTTGAGTGGACATACCATATCtactttttcacttaacattgcCTGTAAGTTGGTTTATATTAGTTCATGGAGATGTTTATTCTtgtttatggctacatagtactCAATTGTGTAATGTACCGTGGTTATTCAACCAGTCCCCTATAGATAGGCATTTAGGATGTTTGCAGTCTTGTATTATTACAtctaatgctgcaatgaataactTTGTGcatatcttgttttttatttgtggagATGTGGATTCAGGGTAAATTCCGAGCAGCGGGCTTACCTACTCAAAAGGTAAATGTGCATCTGTAGTTGTTGTTAGATATTCTCAAAATCCCTTCCATAGAGGTCACACCAGTCTGCATGCCTGTCAGCACTTGCACAGATTATTAATTCATTGTtatattttgcttaaaattgaGTTAGGAAGTTTGGCGAATAAATGTTTTtgggactttttttaaaaaaaagatatttcctggtcatatgtgccatattttctctATGGTCCTACCACAGAATTTGCTTGTTCCTAAATTATGCCTGTGTTTATTTACATTCATTTAtgctaaattgttttccaaatagttttataaatttatttcccATACCAGCAATGTGTAAGAGTTTTCATCTTAGCCAACACTGTGATCAACGTTTTTCATTTTCCTCAATTTGGTAAGTTCGAAATTgtaacttgttttattttctattttgtatttccttgatgAATAATGAGgataaatatatttccaaatgaaTGTTAAACattcttgtttcattttctgtgaatagtctgttcatgtcttttgcccattttcctatTGGGTTATCTGTAGTTTTATTATTAGGAGTCCATTAGATATTCTATATATTAATCTTTTGCCAATCATATGTGCTACAAATACCTTCTCTGGGTTTGCAACTGTTTTTTACCCTGTTTATGGTATCTTTTTCCAAggtttaaactttttattatagaaaaacttgaaatacacacaaaaacagaaaggaTAGTATAATATTAGCTTTGCATTCATTACCCTGCTTCAAAAGTCATGAACTTATGGccaatcttctttttttctataccTACGACTTCTCCATCTTATGTTGAAACAAATCCCATTAGTAATATAACTTCATCAACAAAAGTCAATATATTTCTATCAAATGTAgggattttcctttttaaacataatCACAGTGGCATTACCATAACTGAAAATTTAATGGTATTCAATATATTAAGTGTTCaatgtttgcattttcctgagatatatatacatatatattatatatatattcattagttTGTTTGAATCAGGTCCAAATATGGCACATACATCGCGATAGGTTGATATGTCTTTTGAAAGGGTGTCCATGCATCCCAAGTAGTCGGGGCAGTCTTGGTTGTCACcatttcactatgtttcccagtaCTATCCAACGTGACCTGAGTTATCTCTGCAGCATTAGGAGCTCACGGATTTAAACATAGTTAATGTATTTCAGTATATTGCAATCATTATCCTTACTGATGATCAGACTGTCCTGTGTTTGGCAAATGGTAGTCTGTTCAATCTGTCCTGAGTTTTTTGACACGACCCTCATAGGTTTGATAGCATAGCATCCACACTTCCTAGTATAAGAAGTTCCAAGCTCATCGTGTACATGTCTCTCAGACTTGAAGAAGTCTTGGGatcatttaataaaaatgctGGAGACCACAATCTGGGTAGTAGTGAAATACATTACTATTGGGTTTGGACTTATTTCTAGGCATTTTCCATGGAAAAACTAAAAAGTcttatcaaaaaaaaatacatcgaGTTTACACTGATAATCCAAACTCAAACTGTGAACTAAGGGATTTTACTACACTTTATCAATTTTACATCTTTATTCATTTCTCCCTCACCAAAATCCCCAGTTCTCAAAGACAGCAACATCATTTCTCATTTGAGTTATCCCTCACAATAATCTTATCCATTAACAATATAACCTTGGGCTAGTTATTTCatgaaaaaggcaaggaatgaAATTTCTGCTTTTCTGGCTCCACTATGAAAATCTAAGAGCTGCTTTTAGCTGCAGCCAGCCTGTTCATGTGCAattactatgccattttatatcagactTCAGAttttaacttcaaaatattttagtaaCCCATAATGTCTCAAAACTACAAGAAAGCAGCCGTTATGTGAAAATGAGTCtctgctgggcatgatggcttacacctgtaatcccagtgttttgggaggctgaggcaggagaattgcttgaggccagaagtttgagactagcctgggcaacatagtgagaccccatctctacaaaaataaaaacttagccagtcatggtggagcatgcctatagtcccagctacttgggaggctgaggtgggagaatcgtttgagcccaggagtccagggctgcagtgagctatgattgtgccaccgcactccagcctaggcaacagagcgagaccctgtttctaaaataaatacataagttaaAATCTGTACAGTCCTAGAACTAAGGACTAGAATGTAGTGTTCTATCAAGAAGCTTGGCTGATATGCTGCACTTGCCtatatcacaaaaataaaaaacaggccaAGTATTCCAGCGCtttggtaggctaaggcaggaggatcgcttgagcccaggaggttgagcctgcagtgagccatgattatgccactgcactccagcctggacaacagagcgaaactctcttaaaacaaaacaaaacaaaacagacataaAACACTGTGTTGGTAATTGCATTTCCAAGTCAGTGTTATTTTGAGCAGCCCTTTGTTTCAATTATtgctgttctttaaaaattatcaaccTGCATTTATCTGAATCATTAACTCTTTGATCTGTTGGTGTTCTTACATTTAAAGATACACAGCAACTTAAATATGAATTATCCAAACCCCTTGTAGTAATGCATAATCTCCACCCACTTCCAATTGCTTATACGGTGCCAATTCCTTATCACCAATTTGTTTTTCTACTGAAAAGTGGAAAAGGATGGAACCTTTTGCCTAACCCAAGTCGAGTCAGGCAGACAGTTTGAGAATCTCTGTTGTAAGTTACCATAGCTGGAAGAAACCAGTCCTGAAAATCCAGCACCATTATGTAACATTCatccattcctttctgctttctAGTAAATGTTGACTTCCTGGCTAGATTGTAGCTTCATAGGCAGTACCATGAATGAATCACTCTATGTCCCTAGGGCTTGGAACTGTAGACTCCATGAATGCATCAAATAAATGGGGTACATGACATGGTCACAAAACAGTAACATCTTGATTGTGAccaaaattttaacaaaagaaatatggtttttaaatgtgcaaaactCTGTTAAAAGAAGTCAGGGTCTGTCACGCCTTCCATACTTGGCCAGCTCCAGGTTCTTAGCTCCTAATCAAGCAAGGTTTAAAAAAGCTCTGGGTATAGAGAGCAGTTCTCTACCTCCATACACCTCTGAACCACAAATCTTGCATTTTAACCATGCCTTCAAGCTTTCAAGCTTTAACGTGGTGGTGCCTCATTCTCCAGTGTGGCAGGCAGCTTCCTGTTACTCATGTTCTTGTGTCCCTCTCCTTGAGTGTGGGCTGTGTCTCACTTCTAACAAATAGACTATGGTAAAGTTATGGAGTGTCAGTTTTGAGATTAGGTGATGAAAAGGCTCTGGCATCCATCTTGCTCTCTCGCTTTGCTCTGATGGAAGCCACCGCTCATGTTGTGAGCTGACTCTTTAAGGCAAAGgccatgtggcaaggaactgaaAGAGGTGTCTGGCCAACAGCCAGTAAGGCATTGAGGCCCTCAATCCACAACCCACAAGATTCAACCCACCGAACCCTCCCAGAAACCACTTGGAGCGATCTTGAAAGGCCTGTCACACCTTGAGATGACTACAAGTATCATAGCCTCATGAGACACTGAGCCAGAGAACCCAGGTAAGCCATGCCCAGATTCCTTGTTTCAAGCTACTAAGTTTTAAGGcaattttttacataaataactTAACACATTTGAGACAAATGAGGCATTACTATGCCACAGCCTGAAAACTGTCTAGCAGTTAGGCAAGTTAATCTATTTTCAAACAGGAAGAGCCTTCCCCACCTCATAGACTAACTGCAATGTCTGTGTGAAGGCATCTGCTCACATATAAATTGAGTTTCCTTTGAACTCAACACAGAAAATTTTAACGGACTCAAATTGGTTTACCAATATCTTTCAAGAGGAATTTCAATTGAATTGTTCacaatttatacttttttatacagaaaacattttttactaGTGAAAACAAAGGACACATTCAAAACCAGGTAGAAATCATGTTTCCTTTTAATTGAATACTTAATTCACAATGTTTCCTCTCTTGCTGCTACTCTGGTAATTAGGTCCCCACCTCTCAAGAACATTGCACCTGACTAGACTGAGAGCCAGTGTGAACATGGGCCCCAAACCAGGGCTTTTGGAGTAACAAGGAACAGCCAAGCCAGCCTCTCCTTTCACTTAGAAAGGGATTATGAATAGGAGGGTCCAAATCTTCATCGTCCAAACACAGAAAACCAGGAGCTCAACACCTACATGGAAACCAAAATGTATCAGGAATGAAGTACAGTACCCCTTCACATACTCAAGGTCAAGATGGGTTTGCAGAAATTGTATCTGACCATCTGGCCTCTGCTAGTAGATATGGCCCCACCCCAGCATTTTTAAGAGAAGATGTTTTTGTTTCTAGTACTTGTATTATTTCTCCAAGGGGTATAAAATCTATCAGAAGGAATATAATGAATCAGAATAAGTCAGCTCACTTACAAGAAACGTTCTTGGGTAATGGTTTTTAGTTGCTAAGCTTATTCAGAACGTTATTTAAAAGTGGCACAATTCAGGGCAATCTGAGAATTCAAAAGTGGCGGCTACAGGTTTAGGTaggacacacatacatacaacccCCATTTTTTTCAGTGTATATGTCAAGAGGTCAAGACCCCTGATCATCAAAATAAGTTATTTTGTATAttacagtgcacaggacaacAGAGGGAAAGACACTTTCTTGGAAGGTGACGACAAGGCCTTTTGCAAAAGGTCCACTCCAAAAGGACTGGAGCCCAGTGCCTTGTGGCCTTCATTAACTTGACCCCTCCTCTTCTTTGGTTGCAGTGGCCTCAGTGGGAgctgtttcttctgcttgttctgctggcttcttctctctttcctcttcctcatcctcatcctcttGGGGATAGAGGTCTGGGTATTTCTGCATGCATTCCTGCATGGCCCGGAACTGGTCTACACAGTCTGACCCCTTGATCTCCTCCGTGCTATAGTGGAAGCAGGAAAAGGCTGACTTGAACTGTTCTCCACAGGGGCCGCTGGCCATTCCCCCAAGGCATGGGCAGTTCCAGTTAATGTTTCCATTTGGCAGTATCAATCCTAAAACAGGAAGATAGAGAGATGTTCTCTAAAGTttcagaaaatacaaaactagtCCAGTCCTCACAGGCTACTCGGGCAGTGCAGAACAGGAACTATTGTTGCCTATGGACCCACACCTCGATTTGGATTAGGTTTAAAGCCTAGCACATATCCAGCATTCCTTGGCCCACCTGGGAGAGAAGCCACCAATGACATATTTCTCCATGTGTGACACTAATTTATTCTAAGCCACCTCCCAGTGCTCTGAGGCTGTGCTCCAAGAATTAAATACCGGGACccatttaacccaaagaagaggAGATCACTTGGATGGTTAGTGAAGAGCTTTTTGAAAGCCCAAACACTTTAAGGAACTGAGGTACTGATCTCCTCTTTCCAATCCCCCTCCCCATATGGATGATCAGgaccaccccacccccatgctCCCTGCCCCCTGAACCCCTCTTGCCCTGCAGCTGCTCTCAGAAGCTCAGCATAGCCTGGGGACTGGTGAAAAGGTGGAGGTTGCTCCTTATGTACTGACGACGAAAGATGTCCAAGACATGCTGCACAATGAGAAGCTGGTGGCATACCATTAGTGCGAGTGCATTCTTGTAAAAATCAACCAAACCTGTTAAACTGCACATATGTGTTGGGCAGGAAGCAAGGTTATAGATGGGTTTTCATTTTCACTATATTAATAGGCCTCTTACTTTTGACTTTTATATCTTTTCTTATCATTGAACTTTATTCACATCTAAATAGTATTTCTTGATTTTCCAAAATGCTCTCAAAATGATGGCTTCATTTTCAGCTTTGTGACAGACACAGGattcataca is a window encoding:
- the CHCHD4 gene encoding mitochondrial intermembrane space import and assembly protein 40 isoform X2, whose translation is MSYCRQEGKDRIIFVTKEDHETPSSAELVADDPNDPYEEHGLILPNGNINWNCPCLGGMASGPCGEQFKSAFSCFHYSTEEIKGSDCVDQFRAMQECMQKYPDLYPQEDEDEEEEREKKPAEQAEETAPTEATATKEEEGSS
- the CHCHD4 gene encoding mitochondrial intermembrane space import and assembly protein 40 isoform X1, producing MPVSYSSVTARYYHRAGAEEGKDRIIFVTKEDHETPSSAELVADDPNDPYEEHGLILPNGNINWNCPCLGGMASGPCGEQFKSAFSCFHYSTEEIKGSDCVDQFRAMQECMQKYPDLYPQEDEDEEEEREKKPAEQAEETAPTEATATKEEEGSS